A single region of the Nicotiana sylvestris chromosome 6, ASM39365v2, whole genome shotgun sequence genome encodes:
- the LOC104215022 gene encoding probable inorganic phosphate transporter 1-7: MGSLAYIPVGERPIAFDVQVLVNRFVRLDISEPSRVLACVVSQSSLYDRIRERQYDDPHLFVLKNRVQHDKVRDVAIGNDGIQQSWRPIRGAKASRSSIFTGLRSSKCTKLLGRIYYHVDGSPKPGSLPPGVSAAVNGVAFFGTLTGQLFFGWLGDKLGRKKVYGITLMLMSLCSIGSGLSFGREPKTVLATLCFFRFWLGFGIGGDYPLSATIMSEYANKKTRGAFIDAVFAMQGFGILGGGIFAILVSAIFEARFKAPPYKVDSVGSIVPQADYVWRIILMVGAFPAILTYYWRTKMPETARYTALVAKNVKQATADMEKVMQVDIETEQKEEPKIAVTTRGKSGNDFGLFSKEFLRRHGLHLLGTTSTWFLLDIAFYSQNLFQKDIFSAIGWIPPANTMNAIQEVFKIARAQTLIALCSTVPGYWFTVFLIDRIGRFTIQLLGFSMMTAFMFALAIPYNHWTQPNNRIGFVVLYSLTFFFANFGPNSTTFVVPAEIFPARLRSTCHGISAAAGKLGAMVGAFGFLYLAQPQDKSKVDEGYTAGIGVKNSLIVLGFVNLLGTLFTFLVPESNGKSLEEMSRENDDADEA; the protein is encoded by the exons atggggagtttggcatatattccagttggggagagacctattGCATTTGATGTTCAGGTCTTGGTCAATCGGTTTGTGAggctagatatttcggagcctagtcgggtattggcttgtgtggtttctcagtcttccttatatgatcgcatcagagagcgtcagtatgatgatccacacttGTTTGTCCTTAAGAACAGAGTTCAACATGACAAAGTTAGAGATGTGGCCATTGgaaatgatggg attcaacaaTCGTGGAGGCCAAtacgaggggcaaaggcatcacgaagtagtattttcaccggtttgag ATCTTCCAAATGTACTAAATTACTAGGCCGAATTTACTATCATGTTGACGGCTCTCCAAAACCTGGATCTTTACCTCCTGGTGTTTCAGCAGCTGTTAATGGAGTTGCATTTTTTGGAACCCTTACAG GGCAACTCTTTTTTGGTTGGCTTGGTGACAAATTGGGCAGGAAAAAAGTCTATGGCATAACATTAATGCTCATGAGTCTATGTTCCATTGGTTCTGGTCTTTCTTTTGGTAGAGAACCAAAGACAGTGTTAGCCACACTTTGCTTCTTCAGATTCTGGCTAGGATTTGGTATTGGTGGTGATTACCCTCTTTCAGCTACCATTATGTCTGAATATGCCAATAAAAAGACAAGGGGTGCTTTTATTGATGCTGTTTTCGCTATGCAAGGATTCGGTATTCTGGGTGGAGGAATCTTTGCCATCCTGGTCTCTGCAATATTCGAAGCCCGATTTAAGGCTCCTCCATACAAA GTTGATTCAGTTGGTTCAATTGTTCCACAAGCAGACTATGTTTGGAGAATTATATTAATGGTTGGAGCATTTCCTGCAATTCTCACTTACTATTGGAGAACAAAGATGCCAGAAACTGCTCGTTACACTGCCTTAGTTGCCAAGAATGTAAAGCAAGCAACTGCAGATATGGAAAAAGTAATGCAAGTTGATATTGAAACAGAACAAAAAGAAGAGCCTAAAATTGCTGTTACAACTAGAGGAAAATCAGGCAATGATTTTGGTTTATTTTCTAAAGAATTTCTTCGTCGACATGGACTTCATTTACTTGGCACAACAAGTACATGGTTTCTTCTTGATATTGCATTTTATAGCCAAAATTTGTTCCAAAAAGATATCTTTAGCGCAATCGGATGGATTCCTCCTGCCAATACTATGAATGCAATTCAAGAAGTTTTCAAAATTGCTAGAGCACAAACACTTATTGCTCTATGTAGTACAGTGCCAGGGTATTGGTTCACAGTCTTTTTAATTGATAGAATTGGGAGGTTTACTATTCAATTACTTGGTTTCTCTATGATGACAGCATTCATGTTTGCTTTAGCCATTCCTTATAACCATTGGACTCAACCCAACAATCGTATCGGATTCGTTGTCCTATACTCATTGACATTTTTTTTCGCGAACTTTGGACCTAACTCGACCACATTTGTCGTGCCAGCTGAGATATTTCCAGCTAGATTACGTTCCACATGTCATGGAATATCGGCTGCAGCAGGAAAATTAGGGGCAATGGTTGGTGCTTTCGGGTTTTTATATTTGGCTCAGCCACAAGATAAGAGTAAGGTTGATGAAGGGTACACTGCTGGTATAGGAGTGAAGAATTCTCTTATTGTGTTGGGATTTGTTAATCTTTTGGGTACATTGTTTACTTTCTTGGTTCCTGAATCTAACGGGAAATCTCTTGAAGAAATGTCAAGGGAAAATGATGATGCAGATGAAGCTTAA